In a single window of the Mustelus asterias chromosome 3, sMusAst1.hap1.1, whole genome shotgun sequence genome:
- the LOC144491818 gene encoding SLAM family member 5-like — protein sequence MVQMLIMKFSDSFYVLIFKLASVFHLFVESGEALLARPDIITNTPVGEQVQFPIQYNGTDQYDITFRLKFPVRFKILTWKSNSPQRLHFVHPLYQHSVGIYSDLVVLNDVHVNDTGEYEIQIDYYGIELKNRDESTFRMQVFEPVSQPVTAILGDCVNSSNITLRCSVSKGTNYLIHWEKVSMSGVLSETYDVTVLVIDCVTEVQQQSYRCTAANPVSNATSDPVTVDLSNRANPNGERNNLMLLIPVATTILVLTVVYLYMVHCKSDKLIESSSSNIALV from the exons ATGGTGCAGATGCTGATAATGAAATTCTCAGATTCATTTTATGTTCTCATCTTCAAACTTGCATCAG TATTCCATCTGTTTGTAGAGAGTGGAGAAGCATTACTCGCCAGACCCGATATCATCACTAACACCCCTGTCGGAGAACAGGTCCAGTTCCCTATACAGTACAATGGTACTGATCAATATGACATAACATTTAGATTGAAATTTCCGGTGCGCTTTAAGATTTTAACATGGAAATCCAATAGTCCACAAAGGCTGCACTTTGTCCACCCACTGTATCAGCACAGTGTTGGAATTTACAGTGATTTGGTGGTGCTGAATGATGTACATGTTAATGACACTGGCGAATATGAAATACAGATTGACTACTATGGGATAGAACTGAAAAACCGTGATGAAAGTACTTTCAGGATGCAAGTATTTG AACCAGTTTCCCAGCCTGTGACAGCGATTCTTGGTGACTGTGTGAATTCATCAAATATCACTTTAAGATGCTCTGTGTCCAAAGGAACAAATTACTTGATTCACTGGGAAAAGGTGTCCATGTCCGGAGTTCTCAGTGAGACATATGATGTGACAGTGCTTGTGATAGACTGTGTTACTGAAGTACAGCAACAATCATACAGATGTACAGCAGCAAACCCAGTCAGTAATGCAACCAGTGACCCAGTGACTGTCGACTTAAGTAACAGAGCTAATCCCAATG GTGAAAGAAACAATTTGATGCTCCTGATTCCTGTGGCGACAACAATTTTGGTTTTAACCGTTGTGTACCTTTACATGGTTCATTGTAAAAGCG ATAAACTGATAGAATCGTCATCCAGCAACATCGCTCTCGTGTGA